A genomic region of Cystobacter fuscus DSM 2262 contains the following coding sequences:
- a CDS encoding 50S ribosomal protein L23 gives MNATDVIKGPLITEKLDQAREKFRQYSFIVDKKATKYDVANAVEKLFKVSVEGVRTNIVRGKTKRVGRSIGKRPNFKKAVVTLKEGDKIELFEGGAV, from the coding sequence ACCGACGTCATCAAGGGACCGCTCATCACGGAGAAGCTGGACCAGGCCCGTGAGAAGTTCCGGCAGTACTCGTTCATCGTCGACAAGAAGGCCACCAAGTACGATGTGGCCAACGCCGTCGAGAAGCTCTTCAAGGTGAGCGTCGAGGGCGTCCGGACCAACATCGTCCGCGGCAAGACCAAGCGCGTGGGCCGCTCGATTGGCAAGCGGCCGAACTTCAAGAAGGCGGTCGTCACCCTCAAGGAGGGGGACAAGATCGAACTCTTCGAGGGAGGCGCGGTCTAG
- the rpsS gene encoding 30S ribosomal protein S19, whose amino-acid sequence MARSIKKGPFVDGYLVKKVEDMIKTNKKSVVKTWSRRSTILPEFVGHTFAVHNGRKFIPVFVTENMVGHKLGEFAPTRTFGGHSAEKKVAKGK is encoded by the coding sequence ATGGCGCGTTCGATTAAGAAGGGTCCGTTCGTCGATGGTTACCTCGTCAAGAAGGTCGAGGACATGATCAAGACGAACAAGAAGAGTGTCGTGAAGACGTGGTCCCGCCGTTCGACCATCCTTCCGGAGTTCGTGGGTCATACCTTCGCGGTGCACAACGGCCGCAAGTTCATCCCCGTCTTCGTGACCGAGAACATGGTGGGCCACAAGCTCGGCGAGTTCGCCCCGACGCGTACGTTCGGCGGTCACTCGGCGGAGAAGAAGGTCGCCAAGGGCAAGTAG
- the rplB gene encoding 50S ribosomal protein L2, whose protein sequence is MGIKKYKPTSAARRLMTVSDFADITKDTPEKKLTESLKKSGGRNVHGHITRRHQGGGHKRRYRVIDFKRRDKDGVPAKVAAVEYDPNRSANIALLHYADGEKRYIIAPVDLKVGDTVMAGENADIRPGNSLPLINIPVGTVIHNVELKPGRGAQIIRSAGSSGQLMAKEGRYAQVRLPSGAVRMVQIECRATVGQVGNLEHEIIRIGKAGRSRWLGIRPTVRGLAMNPVDHPHGGGEGKSGQGNPHPVSPWGQKTKGLSTRKNKRTDKFIVSVRRPGARSQ, encoded by the coding sequence ATGGGAATCAAGAAGTACAAGCCGACCTCCGCCGCCCGTCGTCTGATGACGGTGTCCGACTTCGCGGACATCACCAAGGACACGCCGGAGAAGAAGCTCACCGAGTCTCTGAAGAAGTCTGGCGGCCGCAACGTTCACGGCCACATCACCCGCCGTCACCAGGGTGGTGGTCACAAGCGCCGCTACCGCGTCATCGACTTCAAGCGTCGTGACAAGGACGGCGTGCCGGCCAAGGTCGCCGCGGTCGAGTACGACCCGAACCGCTCGGCCAACATCGCCCTCTTGCACTACGCGGACGGCGAGAAGCGCTACATCATCGCCCCGGTCGACCTGAAGGTCGGGGACACGGTGATGGCGGGCGAGAACGCGGACATCCGTCCGGGCAACAGCCTGCCGCTCATCAACATCCCGGTCGGTACGGTCATCCACAACGTGGAGCTCAAGCCGGGCCGTGGCGCGCAGATCATCCGCTCGGCCGGCTCCTCTGGCCAGCTGATGGCGAAGGAAGGCCGCTACGCCCAGGTGCGTCTGCCCTCCGGCGCCGTGCGCATGGTGCAGATCGAGTGCCGCGCCACCGTGGGCCAGGTGGGCAACCTGGAGCACGAGATCATCCGCATCGGCAAGGCGGGTCGTAGCCGCTGGCTGGGCATCCGTCCCACCGTCCGCGGTCTGGCGATGAACCCCGTTGACCACCCGCACGGTGGTGGTGAGGGTAAGTCGGGCCAGGGTAACCCGCATCCGGTGTCGCCGTGGGGCCAGAAGACCAAGGGCCTGAGCACGCGCAAGAACAAGCGTACTGACAAGTTCATCGTGAGCGTCCGCCGTCCGGGCGCGCGCAGCCAGTAG